One genomic window of Hymenobacter sp. J193 includes the following:
- a CDS encoding reverse transcriptase domain-containing protein — protein sequence MMSFESYFSRKEIIKCLVSARISESKKEEEIHFLRNISSEHEKMPELKMADFFPSRRAWVRPSAKERKGKSSSKIYEYSLLKTVFICLEKVNKGLIIAPEWLIKLFNKVEEIQKKSCINNVYFLKKPVIFPVLKDEVNQTYRPIALYDYVDKIIISRVAKYLTDVFDSDLHNCAVAFRSSKKKTVVDNTHHGTVSRIIQYQKEYGYKKLWAAECDIKKFFDCVNHNLAIEVLNEAIARASLNSIKVDERAINWYKAYLDSYSFNKYVKEQEIELSKRRRKKISFEWLGENEFYKLYPKEDVSICIGVPQGGAISCLIANLIMHNVDTSVLDGERDDMLYLRYCDDMIIVHSDQSSCQKALDRYYFALQKSKLIAHDPVNISAYNKDFWKQKSKAPYRWANPLLEAGSVPWLSFVGYQLRYDGYIRIRSKSVKSEMMKQIAVVDSVIKSVKFKKKKLAFDYSHVKISRRQIVYRVTNKLISMSVGRPQIGVKGEPQMCWSSGFKLLSNGNSFYNSIKRLDKNREKQIIRLNKALISLDVVTLHNNIKKDKIKYFGKPFSYIKSFNR from the coding sequence ATGATGTCTTTTGAAAGCTATTTTTCCAGAAAAGAAATAATTAAATGCCTAGTATCAGCTAGAATTTCTGAATCAAAAAAAGAAGAAGAGATTCATTTTTTGAGAAATATCAGTTCAGAGCATGAAAAAATGCCTGAATTAAAAATGGCAGATTTTTTTCCAAGTAGGAGGGCTTGGGTAAGACCTAGTGCAAAAGAGAGGAAGGGAAAAAGCAGTTCTAAAATTTATGAATACAGTCTTTTAAAGACAGTATTCATTTGCTTAGAGAAAGTTAACAAAGGTTTAATAATTGCGCCTGAATGGCTTATTAAACTTTTTAATAAAGTAGAAGAAATCCAAAAAAAATCTTGCATTAATAATGTTTATTTTCTGAAAAAACCAGTTATATTTCCTGTGTTAAAAGATGAAGTCAATCAAACGTACAGGCCTATTGCATTATATGATTATGTTGATAAAATAATTATAAGTAGAGTCGCTAAGTACTTAACAGATGTATTTGATAGTGATTTGCATAATTGTGCAGTAGCCTTCCGTTCTTCTAAAAAGAAGACAGTAGTCGATAATACACATCATGGAACAGTGAGTAGAATAATACAATATCAAAAAGAATATGGATATAAAAAATTATGGGCTGCGGAATGTGATATAAAGAAATTTTTTGATTGTGTTAATCATAATTTGGCAATAGAAGTTCTTAACGAAGCAATTGCAAGAGCTTCATTAAACTCGATAAAAGTTGATGAAAGGGCAATAAATTGGTATAAGGCATACTTAGATTCATATTCATTTAACAAGTACGTAAAGGAGCAAGAAATTGAATTATCAAAGAGAAGAAGAAAAAAAATATCTTTTGAATGGTTAGGGGAGAATGAATTTTATAAGCTATATCCAAAAGAAGATGTGTCTATATGTATTGGAGTGCCCCAAGGTGGAGCTATTTCATGCTTAATAGCTAACTTGATAATGCATAATGTAGATACGTCAGTACTGGATGGCGAGAGGGATGATATGTTATACTTGAGATACTGTGATGATATGATAATAGTGCATTCAGATCAATCTAGTTGCCAGAAAGCACTAGATAGATATTATTTTGCTTTGCAAAAATCTAAACTTATTGCTCATGATCCAGTAAATATAAGCGCTTATAACAAAGATTTTTGGAAACAAAAATCAAAAGCTCCTTACCGTTGGGCGAATCCTTTACTTGAAGCAGGAAGTGTTCCTTGGTTGTCATTTGTGGGCTATCAATTACGGTATGATGGCTATATAAGAATTAGATCAAAATCCGTTAAATCTGAGATGATGAAGCAAATAGCTGTAGTTGATTCTGTTATTAAATCAGTGAAATTTAAAAAGAAAAAACTTGCCTTTGATTATTCTCATGTAAAAATATCTAGAAGACAAATTGTTTATAGGGTTACAAATAAGCTTATATCTATGTCTGTGGGAAGGCCACAAATTGGTGTAAAAGGTGAGCCTCAAATGTGTTGGTCTTCAGGCTTTAAATTGTTGAGTAATGGAAATAGCTTTTATAATTCAATTAAGCGTCTTGACAAAAACAGGGAAAAGCAAATAATAAGACTCAATAAAGCATTGATTTCACTTGATGTTGTGACATTGCATAATAATATAAAAAAAGACAAAATAAAATACTTTGGTAAGCCATTTAGTTATATTAAATCTTTTAATAGATAG